One stretch of Juglans microcarpa x Juglans regia isolate MS1-56 chromosome 3D, Jm3101_v1.0, whole genome shotgun sequence DNA includes these proteins:
- the LOC121255313 gene encoding cyclic nucleotide-gated ion channel 1-like codes for MLRTKSEKLLQLICDSLRPVYYNERTYIVREGEPLDAMIFITQGIVWNFTTSVRATDGTVSLSAGCIESGHFFGEELLEWGFGGYYSIPSLFNPPVSTKTFKTHTKVEAFALMAKDLQTLSKRPTEAACALQAAWRRFHEKKTTIETDTMLAKKPITTRRAPRASGLDF; via the coding sequence ATGCTCCGAACAAAAAGTGAAAAGCTGTTGCAATTGATCTGCGACAGCCTCAGGCCAGTGTACTACAACGAGCGCACCTACATTGTTCGGGAGGGAGAACCACTTGATGCAATGATTTTCATCACGCAAGGCATTGTATGGAACTTCACAACCAGTGTCAGGGCTACTGACGGAACTGTCTCCTTAAGTGCAGGGTGTATTGAAAGTGGCCATTTCTTTGGAGAAGAACTTCTAGAGTGGGGGTTCGGAGGTTACTACTCCATACCAAGCCTTTTCAACCCTCCAGTCTCTACCAAGACTTTCAAAACCCATACAAAAGTTGAAGCCTTTGCTCTAATGGCAAAAGACTTGCAGACACTTTCCAAGCGGCCGACGGAAGCAGCATGTGCTTTACAAGCAGCTTGGCGACGCTTTCATGAAAAGAAGACTACTATTGAAACGGACACCATGTTGGCAAAGAAACCAATAACTACCCGTCGTGCTCCACGCGCTTCAGGATTGGATTTCTAA